The Fervidobacterium sp. sequence TAATAAGTGGGATACTGATGGGTAGTGGGATATATCATGAGATAGAAGTAGAGGTAGCGGGGGGAATAATAGACATAGTGATAGAGAACAATGGGGTGGTGTACATAATAGAGTTGAAGGTAGACAGAAGTGCAAAAGAAGCACTTGAGCAGATAAAAGAAAGAAGGTACTATGAAGGTTTTGCAGGTAAGAAATGCTATTTGATAGGAGTGAATATAGACAGTAATAAGAGGAACATATCGGAATGGGAATATGAGGTGATAGAGTTAGATAAAAATTGTACTTTTTAGGTCTTAAAAACAATTTATAAGATTTTTTTGAAAAGCAACAATTGATAGTACTTGTTGTATTCAAAGTTGCAAAGCATAATCGAATATTACGAAGAAAGTGAAATATCAAATACCTACTTGACACAGGGAGTTGTCTATGATATTATTCTTATCGGCGCATGTGAGTCGTAGGTGACCTGGTAGCTCAGCAGGTAGAGCACCTGACTTTTAATCAGGGGGTCGCGGGTTCGAATCCCGCCCGGGTCACCAGAAAAAGGTGCGAGAGTGGCGGAATTGGCAGACGCGCTGGACTTAGAATCCAGTGGGACTGATAATCCCGTGAGGGTTCAAATCCCTCCTCTCGCACCAAAGAAAAGCTAATTCTGTAAAGCGGGTGTAGCTCAGCGGTAGAGCACTTGCTTGCCAAGCAAGGGGTCGCGGGTTCGAAACCCGTCACCCGCTCCAAAATGTAGGAGCGTGCAAGCGCTCCTTTTTTATTGAGTGAATCGGTATTAGACAGTGAGTGCATAAAATCATTCTTGACGATTTGAGCTTTTATGGTATAATATTTCATGGTTGTAGCAAGATAAATTTATTTTGGCATGCCGAGGTGGCGGAATTGGCAGACGCACATGGTTGAGGGCCATGCGGTCATTGGGACCGTGCGGGTTCAAATCCCGCCCTCGGCACCAAATTCGATAAGACGATGGTATGGTCCATCGTCTTTTTGTTTCAATCGAACGATTGAAAAATATCAGGTGTCTAAATTCACGAAGGATAGCAATTTATGATTTGAGGGGGCGAACGGTTTCGACGGGGGTAAGCTGTCCCAGGAAGCGAGTCGAGGTTGCCTGTTGTCCTCGTTAAAAAACAGCAGGAAAAAGATAAGTGCCAACGAATACGTTCCTCTTGCTGCTTAATTAGATAAAAGCAGCCGTCCGCTACGAAAGTTGGCTGACCTTTCGTAGGTGGGCGTGACCCTGTCAGCCAGGTAGTCAGAATGCGCCTCACGTTCTGAGCTACCTTAGTTAGTGAGGCTAGCTGTCTTAAAGCCTGTCTGTGGGCGTTAAGATAGCGAAAATCAAAACACAGACTGCGCTCGGAGAAGCCTGGGATGGTTTACTTTCGGACGCGGGTTCGATTCCCGCCGCCTCCACCAAAATTCTGAACAGAGAAAATACTTTATTGTTCGTGTAAAAGTCCTTGATTTCAGGGACTTTTATTGTTTTTTATGAGACAGTTGTTAAAATTCTTTAGAAAACTAGCAATTGATGAATAAGTTTGGACGTTTCCATAGAATTTTTGTTGATATTTTTGATTGTTAGTTTATAATGTCTTATTAATTAATTGCTGAAAATGTAAAAGGCCCTTTGATACAAAAGCTTTAAATTAAGAAGTTGTTTGGTGAGAAAGTTTTAGAATAATTTATGCTTCGATAATGTAAAGGCAGATAATAAGGAGGTATTTGCATTATGAGACCTCGGAATATTGAGTTTGAAATTACTACAGCTTGTAATTATTCTTGTTTGCATTGCTATTGTAATGCTGGAAAGAAATCGAAAGTTGAGTTGTCCACAGAGGAAATTTTTGAGGTAATAGATCAACTTGTTCAAGCTGAAGTTGAGATACTTGATGTTGTTGGTGGTGAACCTTTGCTAAGAAATGATCTATTAAAGATATTTTCGTATGCTAAATCTAAGGGTTTGAGTATGATTATGAACACAAATGCTTCTCTCGCAACAAAGGATTTGGTAAACAAGATAAAAGCTATTGTCCCTGATTTGCATGTTGGTGTTTCACTCGATGGACCTGTTTCCGAAGTGCATGATAAAATTAGAGGAAAAGGAACTTTCGAAAGCACTATGAAGGGACTTAAGAATTTTCTGGAAGCTGGATTTAATGTTACGGTACTTTTTGTGGTGAATAGGTTAAATTACAGTTATATTGATGACATGGTTCTATTAGCAAAAGATTTAGGAACAAGTTTGTATGTTGACAGATTTATTCCTGTTGGTCGTGGAATGATAAATAAGGAATTGTTACTTCCTACACGAGATATGATTGAGCATGTGGCAAATAGGCTTCAGATATTTTTGAAGCGTGAAAACAGTGTTGAGTTATATATTGAGGAAAATATATTCGGATTGGAAGAATGTACTGCTGGTAGAACACATGCATCAATTCTTGTAGATGGTAATGTGGTACCTTGTGGACATTTTAGGTATAATCCTGAATATTATGTTGGAAATGTTAATAAAGAACGTTTCATAGATATTTGGCGAAGAATGGAGGAATACAGAAGCAAATTAATACCGCAGAGTTGTTTATTGTGTGCTTTGAGGGGAAATATTTGTAGTGCTGGATGTTTGGCAGCAGCTAAGTTTTATAAAGCAGATATTGACAGCGTAATTTGTAAAAGATGACATGTTAAAAAACTGAAAAAGTCCCATGGCCAATACCATGGGACTTTTTTCTAATGAATTCATTACATTGCATGCTCATCAGTTTGTATATCTTTCTTCACTTGTCCTTTAACTCTTATTGGTTTGTCTTTTGTAGCTTCTTCAAGTGCAAGAAGTCGCTGATATCTTGTTGTAACGTATTCTTGAAGTTCGTCTATTATTTCTTGTGCGTCTGGTCTCGAAAGGAATAGTTTGAATCTTCCTTGTGATTTAATGTAATCAGCTACTGGTCGTGGATTTGTTATCTTCTTTGTTACTCTGTAAACACCTCTTTCGACTTCATACAAAGGCCAGTATAGTGTTTCGATTGCAAGCTTGCTTGTTTCAACAGCTTTATCATCGGAAACTCTCCAAAATCTTACACATGCTGAATGCGCAGCAATAAATGCTGGCCCATCGAATTCAAGGGCTTTTTCTATTTTTTTCATGAAGTCAATTGGCTCAGAAAGCGCAACCGTGGCAACGTAGACATTTTCGTGAGCGGCCATTATTTCAACCATATTCTTTTTGAGTTGTAATTTCCCAGCGAGTTTTTTTCCAACCGGAGCTGTTGTTGTATCTGAACCAGGAGGTGTTGCGCCAGATCTTTGGTTACCAGTATTCATGTAACCTTCGTTGTCGTAGACAATGTATATAAATTTGTGCCCTCTTTCTACAGCACCAGAAAGTGATTGTAAACCAATGTCGTACGTTCCACCATCTCCCGCAAAAGCAAAGAATGCAAGTTTCTTATCTTCAGGAATTTCTCCTCTCTTCTTTGCTGCTCTAAATGCTGTTTCCACACCACTGATTGTAGCTGCTACGTTTTCAAAAGCGTTGTGAATGTATGGTACATTCCATGCTGTATATGGGAATATTGTTGTGGATACTTCAAGACACCCAGTTGCAAGAGCAACTACAGGTTCGTAACCATTTGCCATGGCAGTCATCAGTGCAAATTTTACAACATTCGGTGCTCCACAACCAGGACACATTCTGTGACCCGGGGTTATTCCAGGGTTTTTGTCATAAAATAGCTTTGCAAGTTCTATAGCATTTAATGGCATTTAGTACACCTCCTTTTATTCTCTAAGCCCAAGGTATCTTTCTTCATCAGCAATCAAATAACCTTTAAAGGCGTCTTCGAATGCTTGTCTGATATGTTTCGGTGTTATATCTCTTCCACCAAGACCATACACATAGCTCCCAAGTTGGGGTCTAACTGCTACTTCGTAAAGTGCTGACTTGATAGTCTCGTAAAGTGGTGCTTCTGAACCAAATGAAACTGATCTATCGAGAACTATAACAGCCTTTCTTCCATTTAATATTCTTTGATATTCTTCTTTCGGGAATGGCCTAAACATCCAAGGCTTTACAAGTCCTACTTTTCTGCCTTCTTTTCGCAGTTCGTTAATTGTGTGTTTGATTGTTCCAGCTGTGGAACCAAGGGCTATCATAATATATTCAGCATCGTCTGCCATGTATTCATCAACAAGATCGTATTTTCTACCAGAGATTTTTGCAAAATCTTCTGCTACTTGTTTGAAAACTCTTGGAACGTGTTTCATCGCTTCAATTTGTTGCCTTTTGTGCTCGAAGTAATAGTCGTACAAGTCAAGTGGACCGTATGTAACTGGTTTCGAAGTATCAAGTAATGAATACATCTTTATAGGTTTTCCAACAAATTTTTTAACTACTTCATCATCAAGCGTTTCAACAACTTCAACACTGTGAGATATAATGAATCCATCAAAGTTCACCATTACCGGCAATCTGACATCTGGATGTTCTGCTATTCTGTAAGCCATCACTGTAAAATCGTAAGCTTCCTGCACATTTTCTGCCCACAATTGTATCCAACCACTGTCTCGTTCGGCCATGGCATCGCTATGATCACAATGGATATTGATAGGTCCTGAAAGCGCTCTATTTGCAACTGCCATGACTATCGGGAGTCTTAAAGAAGCTGCTATGTATACAACTTCGTGCATTAATGCAAGACCAACAGCCGCAGTTGCAGTGAATGACCTTGCCCCTGCTGCTGCTGCACCAACAAGGGCACTCATCGCTGAGTGTTCGCTCTCCACTGGAATCATTTCAGTATCAACAGCACCATCAGCAACGTATTTTGCAAAATATTCCACAACAGGTGTTTGCGGAGTGATTGGATAAGCTGCTACAACGTCAGGATTTATTTGCTTCATCGCGTAAGCTATTGCCTCTGCACCCGTAATAGCTTGTTTTAAAGGCATTTTCACACCTCCTTATTCTTCAGCAAAGTCAGTTTCAGGTTTCATTATTATTGCTCTCTTTTCTTCCGGAGCAGGCTGTTTTGTCTTTGGATCTATACTTTTTGGACAAACATTTGCACAAAGTCCACAACCTTTGCAATAGTAATAGTTATATCCTCTCATTTTTGGCTTTCCGTCAACAATCTCAACCACGATAGCCTGATCTGGACAGTACAGCCAGCACTGCATACAATGAATACAATTTTCCGCTTGGTAGATAGGTCTCATTACTCTCCATGTACCCGTTTTGTACACTTTGGCATTTCCTGGTTCAATTATAAGACCTCCGATTGGTAAATCTCTCCATCCTTTGAGCTCAGCCATTGCATATCACCTCTTCGTACCCTCTGTGCAAGGCTCTTATATTTTTCTGAACCACTTGTTCACCAAATTTTTTCAAAAACATGTCGCTGATCTTATCTTCAACATATTTAAGTTCAATTATGCCTGTTACTTTCGCAATAGCACCAAGCATAACCGTATTTGGCGTACCTCTACCGAGTTCTTCAAGAGCAATATCAGTCGCCTTTACAACGCAGATCTTTCCTTTAAAACCCGATTTTTTTCTTACCCATTCTGGTGTTCTTACTGTGTTTACAATAAGAATAGTTTCTTCGTTTGTACCAGCAAGTATGTCCGGATTACCCAAAAGTGTATCGTCGATAACAACAACAAGGTGAGGAGTTTCAACCGAGGAATGGAGTAGTATAGGTTCATCTGATATCCTGTTGAACGCTTTCATCGGAGCTCCAGTTCTTTCTGCACCATATTCTGGGAAAGCTTGCACATATTTTCCCATGTCGAGTGCCGCTTCTGCAAGCATTTGTGAAGCGCTCTTTGCACCCTGACCTGCCCGACCATGCCATCTGACTTCGAAAATGTTTGCAGGCACTGTAGTTACCTCCTTTCAAAAATTAAAGTTTTTTGTTTGATACCTCTTTCACAAGTATATCTAATATCCAAGACAACACCCCGAGATGCTCACGCACCTCGGGGGAGTATTGAAAATGGTTGCAAATTAAGAAGATTAAATCTTTAGGTACATTTTATAATCTGCATCTGGAAAAATGTCGTCTACGTATTCTAATCTCTGTAACTCCCCTACATTAATATTACCACTTTTGAGCATATCGTACAAGTTTAAGAATCGTTTAACATGCGTTTTGGTTCTGTTAACAGCATATTCCACACTTGTTCTAGTCGTCATGATGAATGCCCAGTCGCTTGATTGAGCCAAGAGTAATTCACGCGCCATTTGATTTAAAACACGTATTTTAATTGGATCAGTTTCTTGAGAATGTATTTTTGCCATCTCGGTCATTTTTTCCACAAGTTCATGCAAATGAGGATAAATCCAGTCATTTGTACCGTTCAACCAAACTTCGTTATATCCATTGGCACCCCAACTTGATGCCGCAGGTGTTAGTATTTGGACTTTTTCAATCCAGTCCACAACATCGCAAGCTCTTACAGGTCTCAATTTCTGACTTTTCATGACCTCTCTCATAAAGTACTCTATGAAGAAAGGACCTTCAAACCACCAATGACCAAATAACTCAGCATCAAAAGGCGCAACAATTATTGGTTCAAGACCATCAAAAAGATTCATCAAATATTCAACCTGGGATTCTTTTTTCCTTAGAAAATCTTTTGCATGTTCGTAAGCAACGAATTTTGCTTCATCAATATCATAAAAATCTTTCTTATCAAGAGGTGTGTCTTTTGACGTGATCTTATGATATTTTATGCCCGTGTTCATCCGTACACCACTTGGATCAATGTATGGCTTTATGTAGTCATATTCTCTATCAAAACCTATATCCCTGTAAAATTCCCTGTACCTGGAGTCACCAGGATAACCTATTTGTGCACTCCAAACTTGTTCTGAGCTTTCCGGATCTCGTGCAAAGACAAAGACATTATTAGGTGTAATAACAGGTCTGTAAACCCCGTATCTTGGTCGTTCATCTGCATACCAGAGTCCGTGAGAATCTACAAAGAAATATTCCAATCCGTATTCTGATAAGTATTTATCAAGTCCTGGAAAGTAAGCACACTCAGCAAGCCATATTCCTCTGGGCTTGACTCCGATGTGTCTTTCATACGTTTTTACCGCCTGCTCAAGTTGAGCTCTGATCGCTTGTGGGTATTGCTCCATAAATGGTAAATAACCATGTGTAGCATTACACGTTATTATATCTAAATATCCTTTTGAGAAGAATTCTTTAAAACCATTCAACAAATTTCTTTGATAGACATCCCTGAAAAGATGCAACGTTTCTTCAAAAAAGTTTTGGTAATACTTTGCCATTTTATGTTTCAGCGGATGTTCAATTTGTGTTCTGTTAACTTCTTTTCTTGAAAGTTCCAGCAATTTTTCAAGATGCTTCTCATACTTAACTTGCAGATCCGGATTTGCGAGCATTTCCATCAAAGGAGGTGTTATGGACATCGTCAGTTTAACAGATATTTTCTCTCTTTCAAGGGTTCTAAACATTCTTAATAGTGGAATGTATGTTTCTGTCATTGCCTCAAACAACCAATGCTCTTCCAAGAAAAACGGATATTCTGGATGATGCACGTAGGGGAGATGTGCGTGAAGTACAAACATTATTTGTCCGCGTGGCATATTTATATCCCCTTCCCACTAAGGCGTATAACACTGATGCTCCCGGCACTTGAAACCCAAAAAAGATGTTCCATTCCCTGGACCGAACCTGGTATTCGTTCCACTATAGGTGTCAACATACCACCTGATGGCATGACAATTCTTCTGCGCTTTCTGAGATCCATCCATCTTTCTCTTGTTGATTGACTTGGAGAATTCACTGGTATTTTGCAAAGATTTGATCTTAAAAGAACTTTGTAACTACCTTTGATATCATAATAGCCAATTTCACCAAGGTAATGAGCACCCGGGACAGGAACATTTAGATAGTAATTCTTAATGTTAATTGGATCAAGTGAAATTTCAAACGTTCTATGAGCATTAGTACCATCGAATTCAATGTAAGTGACGTCGTAAATCCTGAGAACTACTTTTGCAACCTCGCCTGATTTTAAAAACGCTTTGTTTTCCTCAGAGAAATCCCAGTAAAAATGAATCCAGTGAGGATTTACGGGCATAGCGACAAGTTTATCCTTTAAATAGGTATCTGGGAGGGATATATCTTCCTTTTCAGAGGCAACTGTTTGTAAAAATTCAGCGGGTGGAGATATCTGTGAAGAAGGTTTGTAACTTGCTTGTTCACCAGTAGTTGCAAGTTTGGCCCTTTCAAGAAACCGTTCAATCAGTTTTTTCACATCACTTTTACTCATTTGCTTTTTAACAGTTAATCCAAGATCTTTCGCTTTCGCTTTCAACTCTTGGATAGTTCTTTCTTCACTTAACCAATCCTCAAGTTCTTTCCACATCGACATAACCTCACCCCCGTTTTCACTTGGCCAATTATAATCATTATGATCATTGCCTAATTTGATCTCCACTTTTTCGATTCTATTGATTTGTAAGCTCAATAGAAATTATACGTGTTTTTTGAATGTTGTAAAATGTTGTAAAAAAACGAAAAGGTATTATATTTCATTATAAATTCGTTTATAAAACAATAGTCGTTGTTAATTATATAATTACAATTGTTGTAACATAGTTAAGAGTAATTATCACTTTGTTAATTGAATTTAATAAAAGGCCATGGATACATCTTCGGTATCGTTAAAGTGATTATCGAGATTTTATCGTATTCCATGCTTATCAAAACAATATCGAGAGAGAAAAAGTGGGTTTGATAAAATCAAGATCAAGATCGATTGAGGAGGCGAAAAACATCTTCAAGTAAAGGGAATGCTTCAGTTGTTCCTTTTTTTAGACATGTCAAAGCCCCGCAGGCGTTGGCAAATTTAAGAGTTTTTTGTTTATCGAAATTGTTCAGCAATGAGTAAATTATACCAGCAGTAAAAGCATCTCCCGCTCCGGTTGTATCAACAGCGTCTATCTTCAAAGATTCAATAAATATCGTTTCGCTTTTTGAATAGTACATACTACCTTTCTGTCCAAGCTTTAGAAAAATTTCTTTAATACCATAAGAATATAGTTTATATAGAGCTTTTTCTAAGTCAATTTCATCAGTTACTTTTGTTAGTTCATGCTGGTTTAAGGATATGTACTTTATGCCTTCTAATAATGATGGCTCCATTGGTTCTGTCAATTCAACAAATATGTTTTGGTTAATCTCTTTGATGTGTTGTAAAATTTGCGAATTCACGCCTGTTTGAAAAAATACAATATCTGAGCTGGATATAATTTCTTTAAAGTGTAAAACATCTTTGATGTTAAGTTCTTTATTAGCACCAAGGTAATTGAACATTGTGCTATTTCCTTTTCTATCAACAACAATGAAGGTTATTCCCGTGTTTTTTGACCTGCTCAAAAGTGGTATAACACCAAATTTCTTTAATTTCTCTAATGCGATCTTTCCGAATTCATCTTCTCCAATTTTTCCAATCAAGTAAGACTTTATACCTAGTTTACTTAATGCAACAGAAACGTTGGTGGCCTTACCACCAACGTTCATTTCAATTTCGTTACTGATATGGTTCTGGTTTAATTCGAGATTTTCAACTTCGTAAAATATATCGATGTTTACTTTTCCTATGCAAACAACACTCATTTTAGTTTTGATAATTCATCTTTTGCAGTCTTTACAGCCCCTTCATGGGTTTTTAAGAGCAATGGATGTGGTTTTGAGTCGATGACTTTCTGGAACATTTCCCTGGCCTTTACTTTATCGTTTGTTTTCAGATAAAGAAACCCCATTTCCAAGTAAATGTTTGGATAATTTGGCGTCAATTTTGATGCCGATGTGAGTAGTTCTTCAGACTTTTTGTAATTGTACAGTGGCCACGGAACGTCTCTGTACCTCATACCCGAAGCAATATATGCAAACGTTTTATACAACCTACCTTCATCATCGTTCTCGTCCAACAATTTTAATGCCGTGTCAATGTTCCTATCAAAATCACCAAGCATAAACAAACTCTGAATTATTCCTTTATACTGAGCTAATCTTCCGATAGCAGCTCCAGCTATATAATAGGCCCTCCCATTTTTTGAGTCTAACTTTACTGCTGCTTCTGCATTTGATCTGGCTTTTTCGAGAGTCTTTTCCTTATCTTTATCCGCTACCCCCCATGTAGCATATTCAAGATAACAATCTGCAAGAATAGTTAGTAATCTACTGTTCTTTGTATAGTCAGGAGTACTTTCAATTTCTTTAATAACCTTTAAAATCTTTTCAACATCGTAATCTCTTCGAGCTTCGTAAAATAGTTTGTTTAGCTCTTCAACTGTTGCAGAAAATGAAGTTGCAAAAAGTAATAACACAAAAAACGCTACCGAAAACTTTCTGAGCATCCTCAAACCCCTCCTTTGATGTCTTGATTTCAATGTACATTTTTATATTATAACATAACCTATAGAAAAATTCTCATAAGATATAGAAATAAACATATTTACAATTCAATGTTAACCGTTTCTTAAACAACTCTTGGCATTTTGTGGTATTATATATACGTATATTTTGTGTAGGAAGGAGAGATATTATGTTTGAACATGAACATGAACATGGACATCACCATCACGATCACGAACACATCGATGCATTCACACTTATGGATGAAGAGGGTAATGAGCATCATTTTGTTCTACTTGGCGAAGTTGAAAACAAAGGAAAGGTTTATTGGGTATGTGAAGAGATATTCGTGGAAAACGAGGAAATTTCTGAATTTGGTGACACGTTCTTGTTTCTAAAATCGGAAGACCAAGATGGAAATGTTTTCCTTGATTCTATACAAGACGAGGAAGAGTTCAATGAAGTTGTTAGAATATGGGAAGACATGATGGGAGATGAGGATTTCTTCGTTGACGTAGAAGAGGAAGACGAAGAAGACGAAGAATAAGATTCTTGACAGTTCTTCCATTTTTTTGTAAAATATGAACTGTTAAGTTTGGTGCAGGCGTAGCTTCAAGCGGTGGAGCGCCTCCTTGGTAAGGAGGAGGGTGTGGGTTCGAGTCCCACCGCCTGCTCCAATTTGTAAAAGTTTTTAGTGCAAGAGAGGACAAAAGGTCCTCTCTTTTATTTTTCGTTTGCCAAAGTATAAGATTTTGTTGTATAATATAATTTCAAAACCTCAATGTAAAAAAAGCTGTTAGAGGTGAGTTTTTTATAGTGGTATATAGCTTATTAATTTTTTTGCCCTCTATAGTACTTGGAATTATAATGGGAGCAACTGATGCGGGTAATATTCTGGGTCCAACTGTAGCCAATGGAATTTTTAAATTCAAAAAGGCGGTAGTAACTTGCTCTATAATGGTTGTCTTGGGTTCTTTGCTTGGTGGCCTGCCAGGACTAAAAGTTGCATCAAGTCTGTCGCAACTAAGGATTCCAGAAATAATTGTGATCAATTTAGCTGCATCGATTGTTAGTATGTTTTTCCTTATGCAAAAATTACCAGTTTCTATAACACAAGCTATTGTAGGTGCAAACGTAGGTGTTGGAATACTTAATCGACAGATAGAGCCCAAGGTACTTTTGGCTGTTATCTTAGGTTGGTTTTTAACCCCCGTTGTCTCTTATGTATTTGGTTTTATCCTTTTTAAAACTTTTTCTTTAATTTTCAAGAAGATCAAGAATATTAGATTTAGAACTATTTTTCTAAGGTTTTCCTTATGGTTGTTCACTATTTATGGTTCTTTTTCCTTAGGAGCAAATAATGCTGGAAAAATAATGGGCGTATTTTACCACAAAGGATTCAGTGTTTTGCTTTTACTTGTTTTGAGTGGTATTTCACTTTCTTTGGGTATTGTTTTGTTTGGTAAAAGAACCATTTACACTGTAGGGCGTGAGCTGATTCACATGGATGATTTTTCTGCAATGGTAGCTGTTTCTTCTTCGGCTTTTACGATATGGTTTTTTTCGTTATTTGGTTTACCTGTATCAGCAGCGCATGCTATTATAGGTGGTATACTTGGCATTGGAGTTGCCAATGGTACTAAAATAACTAATAAGAAAGTTCTCAAAAAAGTAATTTTCTCTTGGTTGGAAGCACCTGTCTACAGCGGGATTTTTTCAGGTCTACTACTTTCAATTTACAAACTTTTGTGGTAAAATACATACTGTTAATAATAGTAGTATAATAGTAGTAAATTTGGAGGTGTAAAAGGTGGACCTAAGAGCTTTTATAAGAGATATACCTGATTTTCCACAAAAAGGTATTATATTTCGTGATATTACTCCATTAGTAAGAAGTCCAGAAGCTTTCAGATATGCTATAGATACCATAGCAAGTGAACTTGAGAAATTCGATTTTGACTTAATAGTTTGTCCAGAAGCAAGAGGTTTCATGATTGCCGCACCTTTGTCTTATAAGTTGGGCAAAGGACTCGTTCCTGTTAGAAAACCTGGAAAACTTCCCTATAAAACTGTTAGTGACATGTATGAATTAGAGTACGGCAAGGCAGAGTTGCACATGCACATAGATGCTGTAGAAAAAGGACAAAAGGTTGTAATTATCGATGATGTACTTGCTACTGGTGGCACTGCTATGGCTCTTAAAAGACTCGTTGAGAAAGTTGGTGGTGTTGTCGTTGCCTCTGCATTTCTAATTGAATTAACATATCTCAACCCGCGGGAGTTGTTGAAAGATTTACCCATTGTTGCCCCAATAAAATATTAGTAATACGTTTCCGGTTGCTTTTTGTTGATTTGGAGGTGTTTCCTATGTTAAAGTTTGACTTTACCTACACAATCTC is a genomic window containing:
- a CDS encoding inorganic phosphate transporter: MVYSLLIFLPSIVLGIIMGATDAGNILGPTVANGIFKFKKAVVTCSIMVVLGSLLGGLPGLKVASSLSQLRIPEIIVINLAASIVSMFFLMQKLPVSITQAIVGANVGVGILNRQIEPKVLLAVILGWFLTPVVSYVFGFILFKTFSLIFKKIKNIRFRTIFLRFSLWLFTIYGSFSLGANNAGKIMGVFYHKGFSVLLLLVLSGISLSLGIVLFGKRTIYTVGRELIHMDDFSAMVAVSSSAFTIWFFSLFGLPVSAAHAIIGGILGIGVANGTKITNKKVLKKVIFSWLEAPVYSGIFSGLLLSIYKLLW
- a CDS encoding adenine phosphoribosyltransferase, whose translation is MDLRAFIRDIPDFPQKGIIFRDITPLVRSPEAFRYAIDTIASELEKFDFDLIVCPEARGFMIAAPLSYKLGKGLVPVRKPGKLPYKTVSDMYELEYGKAELHMHIDAVEKGQKVVIIDDVLATGGTAMALKRLVEKVGGVVVASAFLIELTYLNPRELLKDLPIVAPIKY